Proteins encoded together in one Hylaeus volcanicus isolate JK05 chromosome 3, UHH_iyHylVolc1.0_haploid, whole genome shotgun sequence window:
- the LOC128873184 gene encoding circadian clock-controlled protein daywake — translation MIGSALCLLLLVAGGSTTLSVDSNPEYVKQCSRSDPKLKACLIDALHHLRPYLRVGIPEIELPSVEPFRMGELTLSLTGGTNGYKVQLRELFVKGASNYTVEDIKLGSPFEAIVRMPALILDAHYSSAGVLIILPASGNGTFHARFDDVKALVKGTVSTNARDGKTYLNVENLDVVLDVKHVQMRVRKFFNNNRILTEATNLFLRENGQEVLKVMEPQLKKKLSVLFAGIVNQLLRHVPVEVFLLP, via the exons ATGATCGGATCGGCGCTCTGTCTCCTACTCCTCGTTGCGGGCGGTTCGACTACTCTCTCCGTCGATTCGAACC CGGAATACGTGAAGCAGTGTTCGAGGAGCGATCCAAAGTTGAAAGCTTGTCTGATCGATGCCCTCCACCATCTGAGACCATATCTAAGAGTCGGAATACCGGAAATCGAGCTGCCCTCGGTTGAGCCGTTTCGT ATGGGCGAGCTGACTCTGTCTCTGACAGGTGGTACAAACGGTTATAAGGTACAGCTACGCGAATTGTTCGTAAAGGGAGCGAGCAACTACACCGTTGAGGACATTAAACTCGGCTCACCCTTCGAAGCTATTGTACGAATGCCAGCCCTTATCTTGGACGCGCATTATTCTAG TGCAGGAGTATTAATCATTCTACCAGCCAGTGGTAACGGAACGTTTCACGCTCGTTTCGACGACGTCAAAGCTCTGGTCAAGGGTACCGTTTCCACAAATGCGAGAGATGGAAAGACGTATCTTAACGTTGAAAATCTCGATGTCGTTCTGGATGTGAAACACGTACAAATGAGAGTCCGTAAATTCTTCAACAATAATCGTATACTGA CCGAAGCAACCAACCTGTTCCTGAGAGAGAACGGACAGGAAGTGCTAAAGGTGATGGAACCacagttaaaaaagaaactgtccgtACTGTTTGCTGGCATTGTCAATCAATTGTTACGTCACGTGCCCGTCGAAGTATTCCTGCTACCTTGA
- the LOC128873182 gene encoding protein takeout, protein MTRYSLFVYACALLVSVEAIGRYQGLEFLEPCSRRDRNLEGCLARSANALTEHFRHGLPQLGYPEVEPIILDELHIALGGGPDGYRAQFKDVAAKGVSSLRVTGLRARLTDDEVQLQLALSIPRIRAAAKYRSSGTLILVKASGAGDYWGEYEGVKAKVFIRAKPFLVQGRRYLRLQQLKMDFSVQNIRMGVENVRDSNAIILAALNLFINTNSQELLKEMKPDLRRKLVQVMTTFVEKIFAQVPYDAWIMD, encoded by the exons ATGACGAGGTACAGCTTATTCGTGTACGCGTGTGCATTGCTGGTCAGCGTCGAGGCTATCGGTAGATACCAAGGTCTGGAGTTTTTGGAACCTTGCTCTAGAAGGGATCGCAATCTGGAGGGCTGCCTCGCGAGGTCGGCCAACGCACTCACCGAACACTTCCGTCACG GGTTGCCTCAGTTGGGGTATCCAGAGGTCGAACCTATTATCCTGGACGAACTACACATCGCACTCGGAGGTGGACCCGATGGTTACAGAGCGCAATTCAAAGATGTGGCTGCGAAAGGGGTTTCGTCGTTGCGAGTAACCGGTCTGAGGGCTAGGTTAACCGACGACGAGGTACAGTTGCAGTTGGCTCTGAGTATTCCTAGAATCAGAGCAGCGGCGAAATACAGATCCAGCGGTACTTTAATTCTGGTGAAAGCCAGTGGAGCTGGCGACTATTGGGGCGAATACG AGGGCGTCAAGGCCAAAGTCTTCATCAGAGCGAAGCCCTTCTTAGTTCAGGGTCGTCGTTACTTGAGGCTGCAGCAACTTAAGATGGATTTTAGCGTACAGAACATTAGAATGGGCGTTGAAAACGTTCGCGATAGCAACGCCATTATAC TTGCTGCGCTGAATTTGTTCATTAATACTAATAGTCAGGAATTACTTAAGGAGATGAAGCCGGATCTTAGACGGAAATTGGTTCAAGTTATGACGACCTTCGTCGAAAAGATCTTCGCTCAAGTACCATACGACGCTTGGATCATGGATTGA
- the LOC128873474 gene encoding uncharacterized protein LOC128873474 yields the protein MMKIILTGLVVATIFNVASARDLPEFLHVCKRNDPNLSNCIKSSVENFRPYLVNGLADYNIPSLEPLLLNELVAAPGNTIKLKLRNVRVYGASNFTVSRLKANLDTLRFVVELNFKSLSIESDYDIDGKVILLRLKGSGPMTGNFTNCKGLVKLRANVEQREDGNNYVKIVNFDTKISVGQGHLTLQNLFGGDPILGDAINVAINSNFNDFIKELQPSLESAISSTFLKLANSILGQFTYELLFPLASTLILGHQNFLKSAYSKVRYFVEGPVKNFSSLTAILACAVSAVLPPYIKPCKKSDPDINRCIARSIDQLRDKLAAGIPELDAPAIEPLHLKQIRLSRGPSGARLDVNLTDLRVSGPSLFKIHNLKADVENVKFTFKVTFDKLTFQGKYQIDARILLLRLTGDGDLTGSFDNYDSDVVLRARKVFRDNDTYLNFEKMKITIKIGRTNLHLSNLFGGDTVLAAASHELLNNNNALILDEITPVLETSLADLFTNVANKITKSFTYKELFPDD from the exons ATGATGAAGATCATTCTCACAGGATTAGTCGTCGCGACGATTTTCAACGTTGCATCTGCTCGTGATTTGC CCGAGTTCCTTCATGTTTGTAAGAGGAACGATCCGAATCTGAGCAACTGTATCAAGAGCAGCGTAGAGAACTTCAGACCGTACTTAGTAAATGGGCTTGCGGATTACAATATACCTTCTTTGGAGCCTTTATTGTTGAATGAGTTGGTGGCTGCTCCGGGAAACACTATTAAACTGAAGTTGAGGAACGTTCGCGTCTACGGCGCCAGTAACTTCACCGTCTCCAGATTGAA AGCCAATTTGGACACGTTACGCTTCGTGGTCGAACTGAACTTCAAGAGCCTCTCCATCGAAAGCGATTACGACATTGACGGAAAAGTGATACTGCTGCGTCTCAAAGGATCAGGCCCGATGACAGGAAACTTCACGAATTGCAAAGGACTCGTCAAGCTGCGGGCGAATGTGGAGCAGCGAGAGGATGGGAATAATTAcgtgaaaattgtaaacttCGACACGAAGATCTCGGTAGGTCAAGGACATTTGACGCTGCAGAATCTTTTCGGTGGCGATCCTATCCTCGGCGACGCTATCAACGTGGCCATCAACAGTAACTTCAACGACTTCATCAAAGAATTGCAACCGTCCCTCGAAAGCGCCATATCGAGCACATTCCTCAAGCTCGCGAATAGTATTCTCGGACAATTCACTTATGAACTGCTTTTCCCGCTTGC ATCGACACTGATCCTTGGTCATCAA AATTTCCTAAAATCTGCGTACTCGAAAGTACGATACTTTGTCGAAGGACCCGTAAAGAATTTTTCCAG CCTAACGGCGATTCTGGCTTGCGCGGTCTCTGCCGTTTTAC CGCCTTATATAAAACCGTGCAAGAAGAGCGATCCAGATATTAACAGATGCATCGCAAGGTCTATCGACCAGCTTCGCGACAAACTAGCTGCTGGAATTCCAGAACTGGATGCGCCAGCTATAGAACCTTTACATCTGAAGCAAATTCGTCTGTCTCGAGGACCATCTGGGGCGAGGCTCGACGTAAACCTCACAGACCTGCGG GTTTCGGGTCCATCCTTGTTCAAAATTCACAACCTCAAAGCAGATGTTGAGAACGTGAAATTCACCTTCAAGGTGACCTTTGATAAACTGACCTTTCAAGGGAAGTATCAGATAGACGCGAGGATCCTCTTGTTGAGGCTGACGGGAGACGGAGATCTGACTGGGAGCTTTG ACAACTACGACTCCGATGTTGTTTTAAGAGCCCGCAAAGTCTTCAGAGACAACGATACGTACCTCAACTTCGAAAAGATGAAGATAACGATCAAAATTGGCAGGACCAATTTGCACTTGAGTAATCTATTCGGTGGAGATACGGTTTTAG CTGCTGCCAGCCACGAATTGTTGAACAACAACAACGCGTTAATCCTTGATGAAATAACACCGGTGCTGGAGACATCGTTGGCGGATCTTTTCACGAACGTCGCAAACAAGATCACCAAGTCTTTCACCTACAAGGAACTCTTCCCCGATGACTAA
- the LOC128873183 gene encoding uncharacterized protein LOC128873183 translates to MSCRAVPVICVALCGVALVLGDYQLPASVKTCKKDSDDFSSCLRLAIQESWPAFVQGMPDFDLPALDPYYTDVYTNEYESGQLRGKLSASDVRTYGLAKARFLSVKPEMSDDFFRLEIDVEMPKIFIDGEYKAEGSLGAFKLGGKGFFNISMEDVRCTWDISGHVVDDRWVIEHFQLVPVIGGLKVWFSDLFNGNDEMNRAAMLFVNEYWPVVYRGMLPKMMKTWDVYLTETTNRFFSKIPFSSVFP, encoded by the exons CTGCGAGCGTGAAAACATGCAAGAAGGACTCCGATGATTTTTCGTCGTGCTTGAGACTCGCCATTCAGGAATCATGGCCCGCGTTTGTACAAG GAATGCCCGACTTCGACTTACCAGCTTTAGATCCTTATTATACCGATGTTTATACCAATGAATACGAAAGTGGTCAACTGCGTGGAAAATTGAGCGCCAGCGATGTCCGAACGTACGGTCTTGCCAAAGCTCGTTTTCTGTCCGTGAAACCAGAAATGTCGGACGATTTCTTCCGATTGGAAATTGATGTCGAAATGCCAAAGATTTTCATCGACGGCGAATACAAAGCGGAAGGATCCTTGGGCGCCTTCAAACTCGGCGGAAAAG GATTCTTCAACATCAGCATGGAGGATGTCAGGTGCACATGGGATATCTCAGGACACGTAGTCGACGATAGATGGGTTATCGAACACTTTCAATTAGTACCTGTGATTGGAGGCTTGAAAGTCTGGTTCAGCGACTTGTTCAATGGAAACGATGAAATGA atcGTGCCGCCATGCTTTTCGTTAACGAGTATTGGCCAGTGGTGTACCGTGGCATGCTGCCAAAGATGATGAAAACTTGGGACGTGTATCTCACCGAAACAACCAATCGTTTCTTCTCGAAGATACCTTTTTCGTCGGTTTTTCCCTGA
- the LOC128873186 gene encoding putative beta-carotene-binding protein, whose translation MFSKELLFLAIVVGFATAKVPDYIHVCGAKNPHLDECIIKSVEALAPKLRNGIPEFDIPPTDPLIIGTVKLTDIPNIQATGSDVKLHGLDVYHIDFLHMDLEKQTLDVVLRYDKIQMDASYSVTAKILVPISGEGPINLSADNVLVKVHMKYSIIERNGKKYMYFSSMKTQLDVKDFTAKFEASNVDKTLQEAITQALGSSHQEILEATKPNLERFISQMCLDSANKICKHFTFDELFPDRE comes from the exons ATGTTCTCCAAGGAGCTGCTCTTCCTCGCGATAGTCGTGGGTTTCGCGACCGCCAAAGTCC ccGACTACATCCACGTATGTGGCGCCAAAAATCCACACCTCGACGAGTGCATTATTAAAAGCGTGGAAGCTTTGGCTCCGAAACTTCGCAACGGAATCCCCGAATTCGACATTCCGCCTACGGATCCTTTGATAATCGGTACGGTAAAGCTCACGGACATACCGAACATTCAAGCGACTGGATCGGACGTCAAATTGCACGGACTCGACGTTTATCATATAGACTTTCTCCACATGGACTTGGAGAAGCAGACTCTAGACGTTGTCCTCCGTTACGACAAAATCCAGATGGATGCATCTTACAGCGTCACTGCTAAGATCTTGGTGCCGATCTCCGGAGAAGGTCCGATTAATCTTTCTGCAG ACAACGTCCTAGTAAAAGTGCACATGAAGTACTCGATAATCGAACGAAACGGCAAGAAATACATGTACTTCTCGTCGATGAAGACGCAGCTGGACGTAAAAGATTTTACAGCTAAATTCGAGGCATCAAACGTCGACAAAACTCTGCAAGAAGCAATTACTCAGGCACTGGGTAGCAGTCATCAGGAAATCTTGGAGGCCACCAAGCCTAACTTGGAACGCTTTATTTCCCAGATGTGTCTCGATTCAGCCAACAAGATCTGCAAGCATTTCACTTTCGACGAGCTCTTCCCCGATCGAGAATAA
- the LOC128873185 gene encoding uncharacterized protein LOC128873185, whose translation MRSPFGIYVVLFLLVASSIAEFEDHFEDCHPNVPGFDACLREALNAIRPYFKTGLAKYNVAPFDPFFAREVSVTRGMPNFGFTLTLRNVTETGWTASKVTKFVSDLPHYKVVYTQSFPEKFLAGSYEFNGSIFGSSMRNKGKFTLALYDLIQTTTVTKRPGQKIQVSVDVQTIRDLKLHITNLLYGRQILEDILDKIINGAWQPGFVMTRRLINDLVSTAFTEIFGTAFRNFPFDKIIKSKPSAR comes from the exons ATGCGATCACCATTCGGTATCTACGTGGTTCTCTTCCTCCTGGTTGCATCCTCGATCGCTGAATTCG AGGATCACTTCGAAGATTGCCATCCAAATGTACCAGGGTTCGACGCGTGTCTCCGAGAAGCGTTGAATGCCATTCGACCTTATTTCAAAACTGGACTCGCCAAGTACAACGTCGCTCCGTTCGATCCATTCTTCGCTAGGGAAGTGTCGGTGACACGAGGAATGCCAAATTTTGGCTTTACTTTAACGCTGAGGAACGTCACCGAAACTGGATGGACCGCGAGCAAAGTGACAAAATTCGTCAGTGATTTGCCACACTACAAG GTTGTTTACACTCAGAGTTTCCCAGAGAAATTTCTGGCAGGCTCTTACGAATTCAATGGGTCCATATTTGGATCGTCCATGCGcaacaaaggaaaatttacATTGGCCCTGT ATGATCTGATTCAGACGACTACTGTGACCAAACGACCAGGACAGAAGATCCAAGTGAGCGTCGACGTGCAAACTATCAGAGATTTGAAACTTCACATCACGAACCTGCTCTACGGCCGGCAAATACTCGAAGACattctcgataaaataataaacggtGCCTGGCAACCGGGATTCGTAATGACCAGGCGTCTAATCAACGATCTGGTCTCCACCGCgttcacagaaatatttggGACCGCTTTTCGTAATTTCCCTTTCGATAAAATCATCAAATCGAAACCTAGCGCACGATAA
- the LOC128873471 gene encoding circadian clock-controlled protein daywake-like, with translation MTTMIGLLLIATWIGAVIAELPPGVQPCAPTNNLGQYNECVLQQLKVITPYLAKGIPSLKLPALDPLFLPSLTVDRNLEALKIKANMSKIRVYGATNFLVDDLKANPDDLSVVIKVQLPHIHVNGDYDVQGRLLLLPLNGAGSFKGNFTNTEAQVSAQGKSIVDRNGVQRIEVDKLVTKIRVGDGNIRLKAPPSHSVAADAAATFFNSNPRLVLDIASPIIEDTAATVSRALAARALGVLTKQELLL, from the exons ATGACAACGATGATCGGGCTACTCCTGATTGCCACCTGGATCGGGGCTGTCATCGCTGAACTAC CACCTGGAGTGCAGCCCTGTGCCCCAACGAACAATCTAGGGCAATACAACGAGTGCGTGTTGCAGCAACTAAAAGTAATCACTCCGTACCTAGCTAAAGGTATACCGTCCTTGAAACTACCCGCGCTGGATCCGCTGTTCCTGCCGTCGCTGACGGTCGACAGAAATCTGGAGGCTCTGAAAATCAAAGCGAATATGAGCAAAATACGCGTCTACGGAGCGACCAATTTCCTCGTCGACGACCTCAAAGCGAACCCTGACGATCTCTCGGTCGTCATCAAAGTTCAGCTACCTCATATCCACGTAAACGGCGACTACGATGTGCAAGGAAGGCTGCTGCTGCTTCCGTTGAACGGCGCTGGCAGTTTCAAAGGAAATTTCA CTAATACAGAAGCGCAAGTGAGCGCTCAAGGCAAGTCAATCGTCGATAGAAATGGCGTTCAAAGGATCGAAGTCGACAAGCTCGTGACGAAGATCCGCGTTGGTGACGGAAACATCAGGTTGAAGGCGCCTCCTTCGCACAGTGTAGCAG CCGATGCAGCAGCGACGTTCTTCAACTCTAATCCTCGTCTGGTTCTGGATATCGCCAGTCCAATTATCGAAGATACTGCGGCGACTGTGAGCAGAGCCTTGGCTGCCAGAGCATTAGGAGTGCTCACGAAACAGGAATTGCTCCTCTAG